The following proteins come from a genomic window of Alnus glutinosa chromosome 10, dhAlnGlut1.1, whole genome shotgun sequence:
- the LOC133880547 gene encoding uncharacterized protein LOC133880547, which yields MAMLSRLSSLQRISSRIPSKSVLISRSSATATATTSATSTSTSSSKKVSDRIVKLFAVDPDGHKREVVGLSGQTLLKALTNCGMIEPASHRLEDIDACSAECEVSIAQEWLERLPPRSYDEEYVLKRNSRARVLNKHSRLGCQVVLNHDLQGMVVAIPEPKPWDIP from the coding sequence ATGGCGATGCTGTCACGGCTAAGCAGCCTCCAGAGAATCTCCTCCCGAATCCCCTCCAAATCCGTCCTGATTTCGCGCTCCTccgccaccgccaccgccaccaccagcgccacctccacctccacctcctcctcGAAGAAAGTGTCGGATCGCATCGTGAAGTTGTTCGCGGTGGACCCGGATGGCCACAAGCGCGAGGTGGTGGGGCTGTCGGGGCAGACCCTGTTGAAGGCTCTGACGAACTGCGGGATGATCGAGCCGGCCTCCCACCGCCTTGAGGACATCGACGCCTGCTCGGCCGAGTGCGAGGTCAGCATCGCCCAGGAATGGCTCGAAAGGCTCCCCCCTCGCTCCTACGACGAGGAGTACGTGCTGAAGCGCAACTCTCGCGCACGCGTCCTCAACAAGCACTCCCGCCTCGGCTGCCAGGTCGTCCTCAACCATGACCTCCAAGGTATGGTCGTCGCCATCCCCGAGCCCAAGCCCTGGGACATTCCATAA
- the LOC133879794 gene encoding uncharacterized protein At4g26485-like, with amino-acid sequence MGECSVDNNGAEKWIEHYSSSHKILVGEGDFSFASCLAKAFGTAANMIAISFHSKEVLMNKYPNAMTNLKELEELECTVLHDVDAHAMNRQPLLHSKLFDRIVFNFPHDGFIWPENDKRQIKLHRKLVRGFLGSAIDMVKKNGEIHITHKTAHPCNKLEVAELAEEIGACSRTTKPEFFFDGLKHK; translated from the exons ATGGGTGAGTGTAGTGTAGACAACAATGGAGCAGAGAAATGGATAGAGCATTATAGCAGCTCTCATAAAATACTTGTGGGTGAGGGAGATTTCTCTTTTGCTTCATGCTTAGCAAAAGCATTTGGCACTGCTGCCAACATGATTGCCATCTCTTTTCATTCCAAAG AGGTGTTGATGAATAAATATCCAAATGCCATGACCAATTTGAAAGAACTGGAGGAGCTCGAATGCACTGTTTTGCATGATGTGGATGCCCATGCTATGAACCGACAACCTCTTCTTCATTCGAAATTGTTCGACAGGATTGTCTTCAATTTCCCTCATGATGGTTTCATTTGGCCAGAAAATGATAAGCGCCAAATCAA gcttCACAGGAAGTTGGTTAGGGGATTCTTGGGGAGTGCAATTGACATGGTGAAAAAGAATGGAGAAATTCACATTACCCACAAGACGGCTCACCCTTGCAATAAGTTGGAGGTGGCGGAGTTGGCAGAGGAGATCGGGGCGTGTTCAAGGACGACGAaacctgaatttttttttgatgggttaAAGCACAAATGA